ATGAGTCCTGACGGCGAGCAGTTCACCCAAAGTATGGCTAATCAACTTTCATTGTATGAAAATATAATTATACTTTGCGGACATTACAAAGGTGTTGATGAACGAGTCAGAGAGCATTTTGTGACCAGGGAAATTAGTATTGGTGATTATGTTTTGTCCGGTGGTGAGTTGGCCGCAGCTGTAGTTTCCGACGCTATTATCCGTTTGCTTCCGGGGGTTTTGTCTGACGAGACCTCTGCATTGACTGACTCATTTCAGGACGACCTTGTGGCTCCGCCTGTTTATACGAGACCTGCCAGTTTTGAAGGTATGGAGGTGCCGGAAGTCCTGCTTTCAGGTCATGAAAAGAAGATAGAGGACTGGCGTTTTAATCAGGCAGTAGAAAGAACCAGGAAAAGAAGGCCGAATCTGCTTAAATAGCTTTGAAACTTTCTTGTATGCTTAAAAAAACAAAGGGCCTTAGAGTAATACCTGTGTAACTCTGAAGGCCCTGAGTCCAACCACCTCAGCTATTTTTGTATTGTTTGTTTAGGTAATTAAGGATTTCTGTTTTATAACCTTAGTCAAGTACATTAAATAGCCTTTCAAAACTACAGGTTTTTATAAAGTTTGCGAATCGTATATTGTAAGTTCCTTCTTGGTTAATAAACTATAGAGGAGATGGATTGTTCAGTTTTGACAAGCAATAATTAAACAAAAATATTTTAATACATTTTATATTTTTAACATGGTATCGTGTATTTATAAAATTATTATTATATTTGCAGTCCGATTTTTGGAACAGAGACTTTTTAGCGATAGAAATCATGAACGATATTATCAAATCATTGGAAGCAGAAAACAACGAGAGAAGAGCTTCATTCCCTTCTTTCAAGGCTGGAGATACTGTTAACGTACACGTAAAAATTACTGAGGGTAACAAAGAAAGGATCCAGCAATTCCAGGGTACAGTAATACAAAGGAGACATCCAAATTCTAACGGTGAGACGTTCACAGTAAGAAAGGTTTCCAATGGTATTGGTATCGAAAGAATATTCCCTATTTTATCACCTAGTATCGAAAAAATTGATGTGGTGAGAAGAGGTAAAGTAAGAAGAGCAAGGCTTTATTACCTGAGAGGAAGACAAGGTAAAGCAGCAAGGATCAAAGAGAAATTGTAATCCCTTCTACTTAGTTAATGAATAAAAAAAGATCGTCAATTTGACGATCTTTTTTTATTTAAAGGTTTGTAAGCGTTTTAGTTAAGCGTAT
This region of Fulvivirga ulvae genomic DNA includes:
- the rplS gene encoding 50S ribosomal protein L19 — its product is MNDIIKSLEAENNERRASFPSFKAGDTVNVHVKITEGNKERIQQFQGTVIQRRHPNSNGETFTVRKVSNGIGIERIFPILSPSIEKIDVVRRGKVRRARLYYLRGRQGKAARIKEKL
- the trmD gene encoding tRNA (guanosine(37)-N1)-methyltransferase TrmD; the protein is MRIDIITCLPRLLDSPFSDSILQRAQKKGLVEVSIHDLRKYSTDKHQKIDDYAFGGGAGMVMMIEPIANCIRDLQSQRMYDEIIYMSPDGEQFTQSMANQLSLYENIIILCGHYKGVDERVREHFVTREISIGDYVLSGGELAAAVVSDAIIRLLPGVLSDETSALTDSFQDDLVAPPVYTRPASFEGMEVPEVLLSGHEKKIEDWRFNQAVERTRKRRPNLLK